In Raphanus sativus cultivar WK10039 unplaced genomic scaffold, ASM80110v3 Scaffold3154, whole genome shotgun sequence, the DNA window tgatttttgattatttttgccTAGGAAACGTTTTAGAAACGtctataattatataaacatatatatatatataagttattaatatatgaattcaattttattatgtttagtatatctaaaaataaataaatagatgttttatataatcatacgaaaaaataaaaatagtcatcattaaatatcaaattcatataaaaatttaaaataacaaaaattcaatacttaaatattaaataagttGACGAAAGATAAAAATCAGAACTGCAAGTCAAAGATCAATAACTTCATCTTTAACCTTGTGGTACCGCTTCCAACTCACGTTCATCACCAAAAAGATTCTCAAACTCAAGTCTCTATTAATCTCAACTAGTGAAACAAATTTATCACCTCCAACATCTCACATATGATTGAGACCATATTTGTATGCAAAATATTGACTAGGTAGAAGACGAAGATTATAAGTACCAAATCTTCTGCTTATGCTCTtccaattaatttatttttaacttattaaaacaataaattgatctttatatttattaattatttataaaaattctaaaataaaaaatagtttttacgTGTTTCCAAAATATAATTGCGAGTTTCCAAAATAGAAACACATAGTTTCCATTTAGttttcaaattgattttttctaAGAAACGAGTTTCGAATGAATTTTCGCGAGTTTTCTGAGAGATTCCGATTCCAAAACGTTTAACGGACCTTCGACAAGGTTTCCATTTTTACTTTTGATCAAGAAAACTTATTATCTAACGATTATTATTTGAGCCCAAGCCCAACAAAAGGTCCACGAAAGAAAATATAACCCAAAGTTGATGGCTGAGCtgcagagaagaagatgaagcaaCCGGCGACACCGAACGCGGCGGAGGAAACCAGAGCAGAACAAAACCAGGCCGGAGCAAAGAATAAACCCAAGAAACTCCCAACAGCAGCGGAGCTAATCTCTCACTACCAgaaacgagggctcgagccagCCGAAGCCTCGGTCAAGGTCATCGAAGACTTACAAAACGCGCTCGTCCGAGTCGTTTCGTCCTCCAAGAGCAACGCCCCCAGTAAGGACAAGCTTTTAACCGACGCGAGGAAAATCGACGCCATCAACGGAAGGCTCGCCGTCGTCGACGCCAAGCTGGAGACGAAGCCTGAATACGTTGAGACTTTCGTGTTGGGTTTAGCTTCTGGTGCAGCACTTAACGGGATTAACGCCGTCTTGCCTCACGTTACCAGAGGCATCGGTCAGGTTTGGTCCGCCGTTAAAAGTGGGACAGATCCGTCATCGGCTTCTTGAATTGGTTAGAAAGGAATATCGGCGacttcatttttttgtttttctaatgttttttttgagtTTGTAGTTAATAGTTAGTTGAAAGGTTTCATAGCTTTCAGACATAGGAGCATTTGAGACAGAACATCAGCTATGAAGAGATGTATGTAATGAAATTTTTATGCATTTGTTCGCTTTTGGCGGTTTTATCTGGGTGTGACTGCTTCTAATTGAACTTGGGGACTATGGTCTCTTTTTGGAGGTTTGGGCTTACGCTGCTGTTTCTCAGGCTCAGTAACATTCTTGGGATGGTTCCTTCTTTTTTCTCGCCGAACATGATGTTGTATGTTCCATCAGGAGCAGAGTGAGTGTAACTCTTACAGTGGATAACACCAAAATGCCAAACCGCTGCTACTTTGAGACCCAAGTGCTCTTGAGAAAGCAAAACCGCAAGCTCACGTTTGTCAGGAGTAACGATGCCATGCCAATCCTTGCAGCCACAAATTCAAAGAGGGAACTGTCGGCATAGAACATTTTCATTTGATTAGACAGACTACATTCTACACAGCATCAAGACTAGTAACCACGTATTTTGTGGTCATTCATTCCtatcgatatatatatatttttatattaacagCCGGACTCAAAACTTCACTTTATATTTCCTAAGTTATTTCGTAATTTAAATTATCTATATCTCTATGTATATGCTTTTTCGGCTTGACTCAATCATTATAAATGAGTTGCATTATTAGCTATTACGTGTTGTCTTTAGCTTGTCAAAGTTTTCGCATAATGCATAGTACTAACGAATGAAATCACATGTTCTGAAAAAATGCTCTTAAATACTTTGCATATATAAATGCTGATTGAAATAGGCCATGTAAACTATTGGATCGGCAGAGCTTGATTTACGGGTAAATAGATTGACTAACCAGTCGATGTGACCAATCATTATTTTTTTCGAATTTTACTTTGCTTGAAAGAAAAGCTTCcaataattaacaaaatctGCAAAACAAAATTAGCAAAATCATTAAGTCGTACGTACCAAAAGAAAACGAAACATTAACAAATCCGAATCACCAAACAAAATATTAGCATGTGCATATTAAACACACACGTAAATGAATTGTTTTAAGAGAGaacaacaaatatatgaaaaatacaaatttcaaaagaaaaaaagaaattgtatGAAAAATACTGCTGAACAAGCACAatatcatttacaaaaaaaagaaactgtcAATACAATTTGGAAACTAGTGCatttatttaatgaaaagtgcacattttagaaaatatatctcACTTGTGGCCTCAAGAACGTTGCTGCAAAATTGGTAATATACTAGAAAAGAAAGACCAGCTAACTTTACCATGATTAGGTGGAAAGAAGAATACATAGACATGTTACGTATTTATATCAAATGGTTAAATCCTtgtaataataatgataaataaagtttttacAGATGTCGACACcagaaaaaacattatttttgaatttcaaatattacaattcccattttattttgttttctcctagaaacaaaaagaaaaaaagaaaaaaagaaaaaaacagagtgtCCCTTCTTCTTCCTTAGCTCAGTTTGGTggacaaattaaaaaaaaaaaaatcttagcccttttagagagagaaaggaaataggagagagagagagaggagactGAGACACCTCATCAGCTGTTAGTTACAGCTCagagatagagatagagatagagatCGAGATCTCCAACACGACGGAGAAGAGAGCTCACCGGATCTCTCTCAGTATCGCTTCcgtttcgtcttcttcttcttctactgtCACTCCCAGAATTAGCAACTAACTTTCTCGTCGTTGACTACATTTTCCCGGAAAAAAAAACctcacactctctctctctctcaggtaCGATGAATCTCATCAGTCCTCCTCGATTCGATTTCTCTCTCTTTGAGTCATCGTCTTCTCTCCTGTATCCTGCTTAGGGctattttagggtttttgttgaaaaaatgGCGATCTAGGTGTTTCCTGATTTCGAAAATCTGAGAGACGACACTTAGGGATCTGAGCCTAGAGTCAGTGGTCCAGTTTCTTCGTGTGATCATCTTTGTACCAATGCCTCTTCTGATTTCTCATTAACTCTCTCTTCTGGCGTCTTACCTTTTTCCACAGaaccttttttcctttttttgtatttttccatTGTTGTATTAGCCATTCTTTAGTAGCCTGTCACACTCTCTATTTTTCTCTTCCTTTATTATAATGTTTTCTTCTTATGTGTATTTATAAATGTGCTCTCACTTCTTTTATGTGTTGTTGTTTCTATAGGGATTTGGAGGGTGTTGCTTGTTTTGTTGACTAACTTTAAAACGAAATGGGTTCGAGATACACATCTCACCAGCTCGGCAACGGGCTGTTTGTCTCTGGTCGTCCTGAGCAACCCAAAGAAAGGCCTCCGACGATGAGCTCAACCGCCATGCCTTACACGGGCGGCGACATCAAGAAATCAGGAGAGTTGGGGAAGATGTTTATTCCAACAGCAGCAGATGGGAGTAGTACTAATAAGTCGAGGAAGTCTGGTCCCATACCCGGTGCTCCTTCCAGGTCCGGCTCATTCGCCGGGAATAACGGTCAGTCAGGTCCTGCCGCCGCGGCTGGTCGTATGTCTGGGTCTTTAGGCGCGTCTGCTGGCTCTGTTTCCATGAAGAAAACAAATTCTGGACCTTTGTCCAAGCACGGAGAGCCTCTGAAGAGAACGTCCGGTCCGCAGTCTGGTGGCGTGACGCGGCAGCATTCTGGTCCTATTCCTGTTCTTCCGACTACGGGTCTTATAACCTCCGGGCCTTTGAACTCGTCTGGCGCCCCCAGGAAGGTTTCTGGTCCTCTTGACTCTTCTGGTTCGTTGAAGACGCAGCATATGCAAAAGTCGTCTGTTGTTGTCCACAACCAGGCGGTGACTACACTTGGTCCTCGAGATGACTTTTCCAGCCTGAAGAGCTTCCCCAAGTCTGTGTTGTGGCTGGTTgttcttatatttataatggGGTTCCTTGCCGGGGGTTTCATTCTTGGTGCGGTTCACAATCCGATGCTCCTCATCGTCGTTGCGATCTTCTTTACGGTTGTTGCTGCGCTTTTTATTTGGAATGGTTGTTGGGGGAGACGTGGTGTCACTGATTTCATTGCTCGGTATCCTGATGCTGACCTTAGAACTGCCAAAAATGGTCAATTCGTGAAGGTCACTGGGGTAAGTTGGCGTTGTCCCTTACTTGATTAATTTGTGTTTTTCCTTCTGCTGCTTGTTTGCTTACCATAAATGGAAACTTGATTGATGTTCATACGGTTAAGTATATGGTTGTATACTGAGAGCATTCTGTAGGCGCAAGACCGAGTATTAGTTAGTAGAAAAATGGCATTAGCTAATGAATGCATCTTTAGTCGTGGTTTGCTATGTTTATGATCTTTGATACACTTATTATTTACCCATAGGTGGTTACTTGTGGTAATGTGCCGCTGGAGTCATCATTTAACAGAGTTCCCAGATGTGTGTACACATCCACATCTCTATACGAGTATCGTGGATGGGGTTCAAAGCCAGCCAATTCTTCACATCGTTGCTTCACATGGGGACTGAGATCATCAGAGGTTAGTGATTCCCCCAATGTTAACTCATTTACGCAGAAGTAATGTTATATACCAACCCCATTAAAACACTTCCTTATAAAAGTTGTACCATAATGTTGGCAGAGACATGTGGTGGACTTTTACATATCAGATTTCCAATCTGGACTCAGAGCCTTAGTCAAAACCGGAAATGGTGCTAAGGTAACGCCTCTTGTAGATGATTCTGTTGTCATCGATTTTAAGCACGGAAGTGAGAAAGAGTCTCCAGATTTTGTCCGGTGGTTAAGGCACAAGAATCTATCAAGCGATGATCGAATCATGCGACTCAAAGAAGGGTAAcaaagaaacttttttttcataaacaaaaGTATTATTAATAGAAGCTAATCTCTCGGTTGGGTTTCAATATCAGATATATAAAAGAAGGAAGCACAGTGAGTGTGATCGGAGTGGTGCAGAGAAACGACAATG includes these proteins:
- the LOC108837592 gene encoding uncharacterized protein LOC108837592; this translates as MKQPATPNAAEETRAEQNQAGAKNKPKKLPTAAELISHYQKRGLEPAEASVKVIEDLQNALVRVVSSSKSNAPSKDKLLTDARKIDAINGRLAVVDAKLETKPEYVETFVLGLASGAALNGINAVLPHVTRGIGQVWSAVKSGTDPSSAS
- the LOC108836902 gene encoding uncharacterized membrane protein At1g16860-like → MGSRYTSHQLGNGLFVSGRPEQPKERPPTMSSTAMPYTGGDIKKSGELGKMFIPTAADGSSTNKSRKSGPIPGAPSRSGSFAGNNGQSGPAAAAGRMSGSLGASAGSVSMKKTNSGPLSKHGEPLKRTSGPQSGGVTRQHSGPIPVLPTTGLITSGPLNSSGAPRKVSGPLDSSGSLKTQHMQKSSVVVHNQAVTTLGPRDDFSSLKSFPKSVLWLVVLIFIMGFLAGGFILGAVHNPMLLIVVAIFFTVVAALFIWNGCWGRRGVTDFIARYPDADLRTAKNGQFVKVTGVVTCGNVPLESSFNRVPRCVYTSTSLYEYRGWGSKPANSSHRCFTWGLRSSERHVVDFYISDFQSGLRALVKTGNGAKVTPLVDDSVVIDFKHGSEKESPDFVRWLRHKNLSSDDRIMRLKEGYIKEGSTVSVIGVVQRNDNVLMIVPSSEPITAGWQWSRCTFPTSLEGIVLRCEDSSNVDAIPV